A region of Acidimicrobiales bacterium DNA encodes the following proteins:
- a CDS encoding acyclic terpene utilization AtuA family protein, whose protein sequence is MTASGPPDEPLRIANCSGFFGDRLAAAREQVEGGPIDVLTGDWLAELTMLILAGQRVKRPEAGYARTFVTQMDQVLATCLVRGIKVVANAGGLNPTGCAAAVRAVAEAQGLSPRIAHVEGDDLLPRLPELTAAGERFANLDTGESLVDAGVTPITANAYLGGFGIKAALDAGADVVITGRVTDAALVVGPAAWRFGWSPEDLDALAGAVVAGHVIECGAQATGGNYSFFREVPDLEHPGFPIAEVHADGSSVITKHPGTGGLVSIGTVTAQLLYEIAGPEYANPDVVARFDTIQLADDGPDRVAITGVRGDTRPDRAKVAINYAGGFRNAMTFVLTGLDIEAKAELAERTLWKHVPGGREAFDEVDDQLVRHDVADPPTNDQALAELRVTVKDRDQAKVGRAFSNPAIEMALASYPGFFMTSPPTGAKPFGVYWPALVDGSNITQHVWLDGEMVGDVSWHPATDNASPDLGLTTAPTAPAVPSALTTRAPLGTVVGARSGDKGGNANVGLWARTDAAFAWLDGYVTVDRFRELLPEAADLPVERHSLPNLRAVNFVVHGLLGRGVADSTRTDAQAKGLGEYLRARLVDVPTALLS, encoded by the coding sequence GTGACCGCCTCGGGCCCGCCCGACGAACCGCTGCGCATCGCGAACTGCTCGGGGTTCTTCGGCGATCGCCTGGCCGCCGCCCGCGAGCAGGTGGAAGGCGGGCCGATCGACGTGCTCACCGGCGACTGGCTCGCCGAGCTCACCATGTTGATCCTTGCGGGCCAGCGGGTGAAACGCCCCGAGGCCGGCTACGCCCGCACGTTCGTGACGCAGATGGACCAGGTGCTCGCCACGTGCCTCGTGCGCGGCATCAAAGTCGTGGCGAACGCGGGCGGGCTGAACCCGACCGGATGCGCCGCCGCGGTCCGGGCGGTGGCGGAAGCGCAAGGGCTGTCACCGCGGATCGCGCATGTCGAGGGCGACGACCTCCTGCCCCGCCTCCCCGAACTCACCGCTGCCGGAGAGCGGTTCGCCAACCTCGACACCGGTGAGTCGCTCGTCGACGCCGGTGTCACCCCGATCACCGCGAACGCGTACCTCGGCGGGTTCGGCATCAAAGCCGCCCTCGACGCCGGCGCCGACGTGGTGATCACCGGTCGCGTCACCGACGCGGCCCTCGTGGTCGGGCCGGCGGCATGGCGCTTCGGGTGGTCGCCCGAGGACCTCGACGCCCTCGCCGGAGCGGTGGTGGCCGGCCACGTGATCGAGTGCGGCGCGCAGGCCACGGGCGGCAACTACTCGTTCTTCCGCGAGGTGCCGGACCTAGAGCACCCGGGCTTCCCGATCGCCGAGGTCCACGCCGACGGGTCGTCGGTGATCACCAAGCACCCCGGCACCGGCGGGCTCGTCTCGATCGGCACGGTGACGGCGCAGCTGCTGTACGAGATCGCGGGGCCCGAGTACGCCAACCCCGACGTGGTCGCACGGTTCGACACGATCCAGCTCGCCGACGACGGTCCCGACCGCGTGGCGATCACCGGCGTGCGCGGCGACACGCGCCCCGACCGCGCCAAAGTGGCGATCAACTATGCCGGCGGGTTCCGCAACGCGATGACGTTCGTGCTCACCGGCCTCGACATCGAGGCCAAGGCAGAGCTCGCCGAGCGCACGCTGTGGAAGCACGTTCCCGGGGGCCGCGAGGCGTTCGACGAGGTCGATGATCAGCTCGTGCGCCACGACGTTGCCGACCCACCCACGAACGACCAGGCCCTGGCCGAGCTGCGCGTGACCGTGAAGGACCGGGACCAGGCCAAGGTCGGTCGGGCCTTCTCGAACCCCGCGATCGAGATGGCGCTCGCCAGTTACCCCGGCTTCTTCATGACCAGCCCACCCACGGGCGCGAAGCCGTTCGGCGTGTACTGGCCGGCGCTGGTCGACGGCAGCAACATCACCCAGCATGTTTGGCTCGACGGCGAGATGGTCGGCGACGTCTCCTGGCACCCCGCCACCGACAACGCGTCGCCAGATCTCGGCCTGACGACCGCACCGACCGCCCCTGCAGTGCCGTCCGCCCTCACCACCCGCGCACCGCTCGGGACCGTCGTGGGCGCGCGCTCGGGCGACAAGGGCGGCAACGCCAACGTCGGTCTGTGGGCGCGCACCGACGCCGCGTTCGCCTGGCTCGACGGGTACGTCACCGTCGACCGCTTCCGCGAGCTGCTGCCCGAAGCTGCCGACCTACCCGTCGAACGCCACTCGCTGCCCAACCTGCGTGCGGTGAACTTCGTGGTGCACGGCCTGCTCGGCCGCGGCGTCGCCGACTCCACCCGCACGGACGCACAGGCGAAGGGTCTCGGCGAGTACTTGCGCGCCCGCCTGGTCGACGTCCCCACCGCCCTGCTCTCCTGA
- a CDS encoding biotin carboxylase N-terminal domain-containing protein: MTEAPARRPIRTLLVANRGEIALRIFETAQQLGLSTVAVFAEADQFAPHVITADQAVPLEGVTAAETYLDIDKILAAAHRTGADAVHPGYGFLAESAAFARAVIDAGLTWVGPSPEAIDAMGNKVVAKARVAEAGVPLLPSATIDGDDAAAWAAAAEQVGFPLLVKAAAGGGGKGMTLVANAEALADAITSARRTAASAFGDPSVFLERYLERPRHVEVQVFGDADGTVVHYFTRDCSVQRRHQKVVEEAPAPGLSDALRDRLHTSAVSAARSVDYRGAGTVEFLVAGDECYFLEMNTRLQVEHRVTEQICGVDLVELQLRVAAGEVLGLSQESITADGHAIEVRLYAEDPANDFMPSVGTIDRFDLAPGEAAGVRCDSGVRSGDDVSPHFDPMLAKVVVHAPTRTAAAGRLARALRAMRLHGLITNRDSLVAVLEHEAFAAGHAHTGFFDDHPDTLTAAPPAEVVQRHAIAAALALRARRDAATTSAGLPKVARAGWRNVGAAPARQAFAVAGSPDEVLEVVYGPPPRSGARMPVAVTRDGNEVAAGSAEGVWVNGDRVEMEVDGLRVNADVNVVGDLDDPGGCRVWVNDRRWQTELRTVPRFATSSGDASAHGPSAPVPGTVVAVEVTVGDTVLAGQTLVVMEAMKMEHRLTADIDGAVIDVLVAPGDQVDARQVLVVLEAGPKSDRSGGIAAQRQEERQR; this comes from the coding sequence ATGACCGAGGCGCCGGCGCGCCGACCGATCCGCACCTTGTTGGTGGCGAACCGGGGCGAGATCGCCCTGCGGATCTTCGAGACCGCGCAACAGCTCGGGCTGTCGACGGTGGCGGTGTTCGCCGAAGCCGATCAGTTCGCACCGCACGTGATCACGGCCGACCAGGCAGTGCCACTCGAAGGAGTCACTGCGGCCGAGACGTACCTCGACATCGACAAGATCCTCGCCGCGGCCCATCGCACGGGCGCGGACGCAGTGCACCCCGGCTACGGGTTCCTCGCGGAGAGCGCCGCGTTCGCACGAGCGGTGATCGACGCGGGGCTCACCTGGGTCGGGCCCTCGCCCGAGGCGATCGACGCGATGGGCAACAAAGTGGTGGCGAAGGCCCGCGTGGCGGAAGCGGGCGTGCCGCTGCTGCCGAGCGCCACGATCGACGGCGACGACGCGGCCGCTTGGGCCGCCGCCGCCGAGCAGGTCGGCTTCCCACTGCTGGTGAAAGCGGCCGCGGGCGGCGGCGGCAAAGGCATGACGTTGGTCGCGAACGCGGAGGCGTTGGCCGACGCGATCACGAGCGCCCGCAGAACAGCCGCGTCCGCCTTCGGCGACCCGTCCGTGTTCCTGGAGCGCTACCTCGAACGGCCGCGCCACGTGGAAGTGCAGGTGTTCGGCGACGCCGACGGCACCGTGGTGCACTACTTCACCCGCGACTGCTCAGTGCAGCGCCGCCACCAGAAAGTGGTCGAGGAAGCCCCGGCGCCCGGGCTCTCCGATGCCTTGCGCGACCGGCTGCACACCAGCGCCGTGTCCGCCGCGCGCAGCGTCGACTACCGCGGCGCAGGCACCGTCGAGTTCCTGGTGGCCGGCGACGAGTGCTACTTCCTCGAGATGAACACGCGACTGCAGGTGGAGCACCGGGTCACCGAGCAGATCTGCGGCGTCGACTTGGTGGAGCTGCAGCTGCGCGTGGCCGCGGGTGAGGTGCTCGGGCTCTCCCAGGAATCGATCACCGCCGACGGCCACGCCATCGAAGTGCGGCTGTACGCGGAAGATCCGGCCAACGACTTCATGCCGTCGGTCGGCACCATCGACCGGTTCGACCTGGCTCCCGGCGAGGCCGCGGGGGTGCGGTGCGACTCGGGGGTGCGCAGCGGCGACGACGTGTCGCCCCACTTCGACCCGATGCTGGCGAAGGTGGTTGTGCACGCCCCCACCCGCACCGCCGCGGCGGGGCGCCTCGCACGGGCGCTCCGTGCCATGCGATTGCACGGGCTCATCACCAACCGCGACTCGCTGGTGGCCGTGCTCGAGCACGAGGCGTTCGCGGCGGGACACGCGCACACCGGGTTCTTCGACGATCACCCGGACACGCTCACCGCAGCGCCGCCGGCCGAGGTGGTGCAGCGCCACGCGATCGCGGCGGCCCTGGCGCTGCGCGCCCGCCGCGACGCCGCGACCACGAGCGCGGGCCTCCCGAAAGTGGCGCGGGCGGGCTGGCGCAACGTCGGCGCCGCACCGGCGCGCCAGGCCTTCGCCGTGGCCGGCTCGCCCGATGAGGTGTTGGAGGTGGTGTACGGGCCGCCACCCCGCTCGGGCGCCCGGATGCCCGTGGCAGTGACCCGCGACGGCAACGAGGTGGCTGCGGGCAGCGCCGAGGGTGTGTGGGTGAACGGCGACCGCGTCGAGATGGAGGTCGACGGCCTCCGCGTGAACGCCGACGTCAACGTGGTCGGCGACCTCGACGACCCCGGAGGCTGCCGGGTGTGGGTGAACGACCGCCGCTGGCAGACCGAGCTGCGCACCGTGCCACGCTTCGCCACGAGCAGCGGCGACGCGTCGGCGCACGGGCCTTCGGCGCCGGTGCCGGGCACGGTGGTGGCGGTCGAGGTGACCGTGGGCGACACGGTGCTGGCCGGCCAGACCCTCGTGGTGATGGAGGCGATGAAGATGGAGCACCGCCTGACGGCAGACATCGACGGTGCCGTGATCGACGTGCTGGTCGCGCCCGGCGACCAGGTCGACGCCCGCCAAGTGCTCGTCGTGCTCGAAGCTGGGCCGAAATCCGACCGATCCGGTGGGATCGCGGCCCAGCGGCAGGAGGAGCGGCAGCGGTGA
- a CDS encoding PHP domain-containing protein, which translates to MATAADAPTEPYADEPVAALERVAYLLDRGLAPGRKAQAFVKAAETVREVGSDEIRRLHQRNRLTDLPGIGKSTAQVIVESLDGHTPQRITELEAATVVDRGDAAASALRDALKGDCHTHSTWSDGGASIRTMAEAAQALGHEYLVVTDHSPRLTIAHGLNRERLRAQLEEIDQLREELAPFRILTGIEVDILADGSLDQDADLLAELDVVVASVHSKLSMEHRAMTERMVQAVADPNVDILGHCTGRKMPHGSRPGPLDEGEPGKGGRAQATFDAELVFAACARFGTAVEINCRPERQDPPEELLQLALEWDCLLSIDTDAHAPGQLEWQPLGCQKAAAAGVEAERIVNTMGADDLVAWTATHPTF; encoded by the coding sequence ATGGCCACTGCCGCCGACGCCCCGACCGAGCCGTACGCCGACGAGCCGGTGGCCGCGCTGGAACGAGTGGCCTACCTGCTCGATCGCGGTCTGGCGCCGGGTCGCAAGGCGCAAGCGTTCGTGAAGGCCGCCGAGACGGTGCGCGAGGTCGGGTCCGACGAGATCCGCCGCCTGCACCAGCGCAACCGCCTCACCGACCTGCCGGGCATCGGGAAGTCGACCGCCCAAGTGATCGTCGAGTCGCTCGACGGTCACACACCGCAGCGGATCACCGAGCTCGAAGCCGCGACCGTGGTGGACCGCGGCGACGCCGCCGCCAGCGCGCTGCGCGACGCGCTGAAGGGCGACTGCCACACGCACTCCACTTGGTCCGATGGCGGCGCATCGATCCGCACCATGGCCGAGGCCGCACAAGCGCTGGGTCACGAGTACCTCGTGGTCACCGACCACTCCCCCCGGCTCACCATCGCCCACGGCCTCAACCGCGAGCGGCTCCGCGCACAGCTCGAGGAGATCGACCAGCTCCGCGAAGAGCTGGCGCCGTTCCGGATCCTCACCGGCATCGAGGTCGACATCCTCGCCGACGGCTCTCTCGACCAAGATGCCGATTTGCTCGCCGAGCTCGACGTGGTGGTCGCCAGCGTGCACTCCAAGCTGTCGATGGAGCACCGGGCGATGACCGAGCGGATGGTGCAGGCGGTGGCCGACCCCAACGTCGACATCCTGGGCCACTGCACCGGTCGCAAGATGCCGCACGGCTCACGGCCCGGTCCGCTCGACGAAGGCGAGCCGGGCAAAGGCGGCCGGGCCCAGGCCACGTTCGACGCCGAGCTCGTGTTCGCCGCGTGCGCCCGCTTCGGCACCGCCGTCGAGATCAACTGCCGCCCCGAGCGCCAGGACCCGCCCGAAGAGCTGCTGCAGCTCGCGCTCGAATGGGACTGCTTGTTGAGCATCGACACCGACGCGCACGCGCCGGGCCAGCTCGAATGGCAACCTCTGGGATGCCAGAAGGCGGCCGCCGCAGGCGTGGAAGCCGAGCGGATCGTGAACACGATGGGCGCCGACGACCTCGTCGCTTGGACCGCCACCCACCCGACCTTCTAA
- a CDS encoding PadR family transcriptional regulator, whose protein sequence is MVGPRLSTPSYVVMGLLSIAPMSGYDVFQAVERSVGLFWPISKSQVYAEMSRLEPLGLIDGQTVSQERLPDKRVFRLTNEGEQALDAWLERAPADEVQLKIPFLLKTFLGHRRAPAATAGLLDEVAEQAAEDADRYRAFYELLASIPDASYARMAALFGLRLAEAIAGWATEARALVPEQQFRIDPRREHPRNADAMFKAAPRLGRER, encoded by the coding sequence ATGGTCGGCCCGCGGCTGTCGACGCCGTCGTATGTGGTGATGGGTCTGCTGTCGATCGCACCCATGTCGGGCTACGACGTGTTCCAAGCCGTCGAACGGTCCGTGGGACTGTTCTGGCCGATCTCGAAGAGCCAGGTGTACGCCGAGATGTCCCGACTCGAGCCGCTCGGGTTGATCGACGGTCAGACGGTGAGCCAGGAGCGGCTCCCCGACAAGCGGGTCTTCCGGTTGACCAATGAGGGTGAGCAAGCGCTCGACGCCTGGCTCGAGCGCGCACCGGCCGACGAGGTGCAGCTCAAGATCCCGTTCCTGCTCAAGACCTTCCTCGGTCATCGCCGGGCTCCTGCGGCCACCGCTGGGCTGCTCGACGAAGTCGCCGAGCAAGCGGCCGAGGATGCAGACCGCTACCGCGCCTTCTACGAGCTGCTCGCCTCAATCCCCGACGCGAGCTACGCCCGGATGGCGGCGCTCTTCGGGCTCCGCCTCGCCGAGGCCATCGCTGGCTGGGCGACAGAAGCGCGTGCGCTCGTGCCGGAGCAGCAGTTCAGGATCGATCCCCGTCGCGAACACCCTCGCAACGCAGACGCAATGTTCAAAGCAGCGCCGCGCCTTGGGCGGGAGCGGTGA
- a CDS encoding phosphotransferase, whose amino-acid sequence MTTSSAPGRLIGSGRWSDTFDIGGGRVLRRYRDARIEVDTEVRVMRLAKSNGVPVPQVFEASGPDIVMEHVTGPTMLDALITKPWTLRRHAAVLAELHHLVHAVPGPEWLTCPSGEGDTLLHTDLHPGNVILGPSGPVLIDWQGARRGPPGLDEALTWVLITFSQVPGGALDRVVGRLGQRLVAGQYRRALGGIDGVWIGRALAHRLDDPSLLPNEARRLRRRVPERQG is encoded by the coding sequence GTGACGACATCGTCCGCGCCAGGGCGGCTCATCGGGAGCGGGCGATGGAGCGACACCTTCGACATCGGGGGCGGCCGGGTGCTTCGGCGTTACCGCGACGCCCGGATCGAGGTCGACACCGAAGTGCGAGTGATGAGGCTCGCGAAGTCAAACGGCGTCCCGGTGCCGCAAGTGTTCGAGGCGAGCGGCCCCGACATCGTGATGGAGCACGTGACGGGACCCACCATGCTCGACGCGCTCATCACCAAGCCCTGGACACTGCGCCGCCACGCCGCCGTGCTCGCAGAGCTGCACCATCTGGTCCACGCCGTACCCGGACCCGAATGGCTCACGTGCCCATCGGGCGAGGGCGACACGTTGCTGCACACCGATCTGCACCCCGGCAACGTCATCCTCGGCCCGTCCGGGCCGGTGCTGATCGACTGGCAAGGTGCCCGCCGTGGTCCGCCAGGTCTCGACGAAGCGCTCACCTGGGTGCTGATCACGTTCTCGCAGGTACCCGGCGGAGCACTCGATCGCGTGGTTGGCCGGCTCGGCCAGCGGCTGGTCGCGGGCCAGTACCGACGCGCGCTGGGAGGGATCGACGGCGTCTGGATCGGGCGAGCCTTGGCGCATCGCCTCGACGATCCCAGCCTGCTGCCCAACGAGGCGCGCCGTCTCCGCCGACGAGTCCCCGAGCGGCAGGGTTAG
- a CDS encoding serine/threonine-protein kinase encodes MTEAGADERCPSCHAPVQESWLTCIHCGGPLAVAAELPVGTLLREGRYRLLRVLGRGGFGITYEADDARLHRRVAIKELFPESVVRHGTMALAAPEARAAFRDAKGRFLGEAQVLARFDHPGIVRAYEVFEAHNTAYLVMELIEGRTLADLLREHGPMPEAQAVSVAARVAPALEAVHDAGVLHRDVNPSNIVLTPTGRVVVIDFGIARRYDGSTTGPLTRMVTPGYSPPEQYAEAAALDVSSDVYGLAATLYRLLTGTAPTSALDRQQGRRLAAPRELRPDLSKDVSDAVLDGLELDPRHRPQSMRAFVRRLGVAVPEPGDARTELAGPAGVVDGHTEAAPVRDAHVPPPAPALNQSAPPPPAPVLVPPVAVAPPVAVGPPMAGQPGAPPVAAAPVAGWGVPGRWKVTLPVAVAAVALSSASVVPVSGLLALVALPLLATLGDLVVHDHRLRTGQASRRWHQWPHSTVAPLRAVRNLGVALGWAVPGLAMAGVTIVAGVLTDSPRWSTLHDVLVRVGGALAGCLLLWACAKGGPTFQSGLGVDRAAGRFVDQRGKLLQAGWVLWIVAIGVTAFGLWLSPEVWPFGR; translated from the coding sequence GTGACCGAGGCCGGCGCGGACGAGCGATGCCCCTCGTGCCACGCGCCGGTCCAAGAGTCGTGGCTCACGTGCATCCATTGCGGTGGTCCGCTGGCGGTCGCGGCCGAGCTTCCCGTGGGCACGCTGCTGCGCGAGGGGCGCTACCGGTTGCTGCGCGTGCTCGGGCGGGGCGGCTTCGGCATCACGTACGAGGCCGACGACGCGCGCCTGCACCGGCGGGTCGCGATCAAGGAACTGTTCCCCGAGTCGGTGGTGCGCCACGGCACCATGGCGCTCGCCGCACCTGAGGCCCGCGCCGCGTTCCGCGACGCAAAAGGCCGGTTCCTCGGCGAAGCGCAGGTGCTGGCGCGCTTCGACCACCCGGGCATCGTGCGGGCGTACGAGGTGTTCGAGGCGCACAACACCGCGTACCTGGTGATGGAGCTGATCGAGGGGCGGACGCTCGCCGACCTGCTCCGCGAGCACGGCCCGATGCCCGAGGCGCAGGCCGTGAGCGTGGCGGCGCGCGTGGCGCCCGCGCTCGAAGCCGTCCACGACGCCGGTGTGCTGCATCGCGACGTGAACCCGTCGAACATCGTGCTGACGCCAACGGGCCGGGTGGTGGTGATCGACTTCGGGATCGCCCGCCGTTACGACGGGTCGACCACCGGGCCGCTCACGCGCATGGTGACGCCTGGCTACTCGCCGCCCGAGCAGTACGCGGAAGCGGCCGCGCTCGACGTGTCGTCCGACGTGTACGGGCTGGCCGCCACCCTGTACCGGCTGCTCACTGGGACGGCGCCGACTTCCGCGCTCGACCGCCAGCAAGGTCGACGGCTCGCCGCTCCTCGCGAGCTGCGTCCCGACCTGTCGAAAGACGTGAGCGACGCGGTGCTCGACGGGCTCGAGCTCGACCCGCGCCACCGACCTCAGTCGATGCGTGCGTTCGTCCGCCGCCTCGGGGTCGCCGTGCCGGAGCCGGGCGATGCCCGAACCGAGCTCGCAGGTCCGGCGGGTGTGGTCGACGGCCACACCGAGGCAGCGCCCGTGCGCGACGCGCACGTACCTCCGCCGGCTCCGGCGCTGAACCAGTCTGCGCCCCCGCCGCCGGCACCCGTGCTGGTCCCGCCCGTCGCCGTCGCCCCGCCCGTCGCCGTCGGTCCTCCCATGGCGGGGCAACCAGGCGCGCCCCCGGTCGCGGCGGCGCCGGTGGCGGGGTGGGGGGTGCCGGGGCGGTGGAAGGTCACGCTGCCCGTCGCCGTGGCCGCGGTGGCGCTCTCGTCGGCGTCGGTCGTGCCGGTGAGCGGCCTGTTGGCGCTGGTGGCGCTGCCGTTGCTCGCCACGCTCGGCGACTTGGTGGTGCACGACCATCGCCTGCGCACCGGGCAGGCCTCGCGGCGCTGGCACCAGTGGCCGCACTCGACGGTGGCACCGCTGCGTGCCGTCCGCAACTTGGGCGTCGCGCTCGGCTGGGCGGTGCCGGGCCTGGCGATGGCGGGCGTCACGATCGTGGCAGGCGTGCTCACCGACAGCCCGCGCTGGTCGACGTTGCACGACGTGCTCGTTCGGGTGGGCGGCGCCCTGGCGGGGTGCCTGCTGCTGTGGGCGTGCGCGAAGGGTGGTCCGACGTTCCAGTCAGGGCTCGGCGTCGATCGTGCCGCGGGCCGCTTCGTGGATCAGCGCGGCAAGCTGCTCCAAGCGGGCTGGGTCCTGTGGATCGTGGCGATCGGAGTCACCGCGTTCGGGCTGTGGCTCAGCCCTGAGGTCTGGCCGTTCGGCCGCTGA
- a CDS encoding GNAT family N-acetyltransferase produces the protein MPTAVVFEPAPADQSPATDLLDAMRGEMAELYDGLDIDDASMPSAGPADFTPPRGTLLVGRRGGVAICVDGLKDLGDGTCEIKRMFVVPAARRQGVAAQLLAALEALARELGFRATRLDTGPRQPHAIALYEAAGYRRIHNFNDNPIATFHGEKDLGPPT, from the coding sequence GTGCCCACCGCCGTGGTGTTCGAACCGGCCCCCGCCGACCAGTCGCCTGCCACCGACCTGCTCGACGCGATGCGGGGCGAGATGGCCGAGCTGTACGACGGCCTCGACATCGACGACGCATCGATGCCGAGCGCTGGACCCGCCGACTTCACGCCACCGCGCGGCACCCTGCTCGTCGGTCGGCGCGGCGGCGTTGCCATCTGCGTCGACGGCCTGAAGGACCTCGGGGACGGCACGTGTGAGATCAAACGCATGTTCGTGGTGCCTGCGGCCCGTCGCCAAGGCGTCGCAGCCCAGCTCCTCGCCGCGCTCGAAGCACTCGCTCGCGAACTCGGGTTCCGGGCCACCCGTCTCGACACCGGGCCCCGGCAACCGCACGCCATCGCCCTGTACGAGGCCGCCGGCTACCGCCGCATCCACAACTTCAACGACAACCCCATCGCCACGTTCCATGGCGAGAAGGACCTCGGCCCTCCCACCTGA
- a CDS encoding carboxyl transferase domain-containing protein has protein sequence MQRLGTRLDPRSDTFAANRDAMLALLDEVHAVEATVLEGGGPKYVERHRERGKLLVRERIELLVDQDSPLLELSTLAGHGTFDPVGGGCVTAIGRVSGVECVISANDPTVRGGSSSPTTVQKTLRAMDIARENRLPLINLTESGGADLPRQREIFVPGGASFRNLTQLSAAGIPVVTLVFGSSTAGGAYVPGMSDYTVLQRNAAKVFLGGPPLVKMAIDEDADEEELGGAEMHARTSGLADYLADDEPDALRIGRDIVAHLNWRKAGPGPRAGAAGDEPVHDPEELLGVPSADPKLPFDVREVIARVVDGSRFEEFKALYGTQLVCGWAELAGFPIGILANNGILFSEESEKGAQFIQLCNRIDTPLVFLQNITGFMVGTRYEQGGIIKDGAKLINAVSNSTVPHFTVMVGVSYGAGNYGMSGRAYNPRFVFTWPNHRIAVMGPKQLAGVMNIVTKGRNPDMVAALEEQVDNESTALFATGQLWDDGIIDPRDTRTALGIALSAAHSGPVEGTSNFGVFRM, from the coding sequence GTGCAGCGCCTCGGGACCCGCCTCGACCCCCGGTCCGACACGTTCGCTGCGAACCGCGACGCGATGTTGGCGCTGCTCGACGAGGTGCACGCGGTGGAGGCAACCGTGCTCGAGGGGGGCGGCCCCAAGTATGTGGAGCGCCACCGCGAGCGGGGCAAGTTGCTGGTGCGCGAGCGCATCGAGCTGCTGGTCGACCAGGACTCGCCGCTGCTGGAGCTGTCGACGCTCGCCGGGCACGGCACGTTCGACCCGGTGGGTGGTGGCTGCGTGACGGCCATCGGGCGGGTGTCGGGCGTGGAGTGCGTGATCAGCGCCAACGACCCCACCGTGCGCGGCGGGTCGTCGAGCCCGACCACGGTGCAAAAGACCCTGCGGGCCATGGACATCGCCCGCGAGAACCGCCTGCCGCTGATCAACCTCACCGAGTCGGGCGGCGCCGACCTCCCCCGCCAGCGCGAGATCTTCGTGCCCGGTGGTGCGAGCTTCCGCAACCTCACGCAACTGTCCGCGGCCGGCATCCCGGTGGTCACGTTGGTGTTCGGCTCGTCCACGGCCGGCGGTGCGTACGTGCCCGGCATGAGCGACTACACGGTGCTGCAGCGCAACGCCGCCAAAGTCTTCCTGGGTGGGCCGCCGCTGGTGAAGATGGCCATCGACGAGGACGCCGACGAAGAAGAGCTCGGCGGCGCGGAGATGCACGCGCGCACCTCAGGCCTCGCCGACTACCTCGCCGACGACGAGCCCGACGCCCTGCGCATCGGCCGCGACATCGTGGCCCACCTGAACTGGCGCAAAGCCGGGCCCGGCCCTCGCGCCGGCGCGGCAGGCGACGAGCCCGTGCACGACCCCGAGGAGCTGCTCGGCGTGCCGTCGGCCGACCCGAAGCTGCCGTTCGACGTGCGCGAGGTGATCGCCCGGGTGGTCGACGGTTCGCGTTTCGAGGAGTTCAAGGCGCTGTACGGCACGCAGCTCGTGTGCGGGTGGGCCGAGCTGGCCGGCTTTCCGATCGGCATCTTGGCCAACAACGGCATCTTGTTCAGCGAGGAGTCGGAGAAAGGCGCGCAGTTCATCCAGCTGTGCAACCGCATCGACACCCCGCTGGTGTTCCTGCAGAACATCACCGGGTTCATGGTGGGCACCCGCTACGAGCAGGGCGGGATCATCAAAGACGGCGCCAAGCTCATCAACGCGGTGTCGAACTCCACCGTGCCGCACTTCACGGTCATGGTCGGGGTGAGCTACGGGGCCGGCAACTACGGCATGTCGGGCCGGGCGTACAACCCGCGGTTCGTGTTCACGTGGCCCAACCACCGCATCGCGGTGATGGGCCCCAAGCAGCTCGCCGGGGTGATGAACATCGTGACCAAGGGCCGCAACCCCGACATGGTCGCCGCGCTCGAAGAGCAGGTCGACAACGAGTCGACCGCGCTGTTCGCGACCGGGCAGCTGTGGGACGACGGCATCATCGACCCGCGCGACACCCGCACGGCGCTCGGCATCGCGCTGTCGGCCGCGCACAGCGGGCCAGTGGAGGGCACGTCGAACTTCGGCGTGTTCCGGATGTGA